A single Oncorhynchus kisutch isolate 150728-3 linkage group LG19, Okis_V2, whole genome shotgun sequence DNA region contains:
- the LOC109864971 gene encoding UBX domain-containing protein 1 codes for MAEQTTLDSLLEMGFDRNRAEKAVAHTGNQGIERAMDWLMEHEGDPDIDEPYVPPVGNVLGGTGGSDPQQPSPAAQTAAEGTDPATDGSDQMIHDGDTKRPMTEEEKREQIKRLEELMRVKQEERRERERAEEVDREKQRRRQGQELLQVKQKLQEDEMKKMVDLRQREKNDDKMAKQRVRDKIARDREERALKFGGGSSSTALTSPSAEGPPSSPPSQGPPPAKKDYNECRIQVRMLDGSALTSVFKAQEPLAAVRVYVQMNGNAPEGQDFTLLSPYPRRVYTELDMEKPLQELGLVPSAVLVVAKK; via the exons ATGGCAGAACAAACGACGTTGGACAGCCTGCTGGAAATGGGCTTTGACAGAAACAGAGC GGAAAAGGCTGTGGCACACACAGGAAACCAGGGCATAGAGCGGGCCATGGACTG GCTAATGGAACATGAGGGTGACCCAGACATTGACGAGCCCTATGTACCTCCTGTGGGGAATGTGCTTGGTGGAACTGGAGGAAGTGACCCACAACAGCCCAGCCCAGCAGCCCAAACCGCAGCAGAAGGAACAGACCCTG CTACAGACGGTAGTGACCAGATGATCCATGATGGGGATACCAAACGACCaatgacagaggaggagaaacgtGAGCAGATAAAGAG GCTAGAGGAGCTGATGCGGGTGAAgcaggaggagcggagagagagggaacgagcaGAGGAagtagacagagagaagcagaggaggaggcagggccAGGAGCTGCTGCAGGTCAAACAGAAACTGCAGGAAGATGAGATGAAAAAAATGGTCGACCTGCGCCAGAGAGAGAAGAACGATGACAAAATGGCCAA GCAGCGGGTGCGAGACAAGATAGCacgcgacagagaggagagagcacttAAG TTTGGAGGCGGTTCTTCCAGTACAGCTCTAACCTCCCCTTCAGCAGAGGGCCCTCCCTCCTCTCCGCCCAGTCAGGGCCCGCCTCCCGCCAAGAAGGACTATAACGAGTGCAGAATCCAG GTGCGTATGCTGGACGGCTCGGCGCTGACCTCCGTGTTCAAGGCACAGGAGCCGCTAGCTGCTGTGCGCGTCTACGTCCAGATGAACGGCAACGCCCCCGAAGGCCAGGACTTCACGCTGCTGTCCCCGTACCCCCGCCGCGTCTACACAGAACTGGACATGGAGAAACCCCTGCAGGAGCTGG GTTTGGTGCCTTCAGCTGTGCTGGTCGTTGCCAAGAAATAA
- the LOC109864970 gene encoding pre-mRNA-processing factor 39-like isoform X1: MEVTYFFFVMAAEGSDSEDLNTNGLMEAPSALEAMEAVQLPTEKEEASEENDGGGASEAPEAAAATSYNMPLAENEEEEDGEFPADFDRLWKLAHDNPQDFSSWTDLLQYCEQESHMTASRRALVAFLARYPLCYGYWKKFADLERRAGYTNKAQEVCVQGLKAIPLSVDLWIHYINLLLGTLNMNLPESSQRIRSAFEEAVTAAGLDFHSDRLWELYIEWEKEQGDMKAATGVYDRVLRVPTQLYSSHYEKFKTHLNAHAPKDVLSAVEYEGLLEESKQSHKTEKSELAEGEEELPPGEEKEPTEEELIPKMRELLLARREKVYQDLEGEVRKRWNFEEAIKRPYFHVKPLDRTQLRAWHSYLDWELTELGGGGEKEVKTETEPEAMEGQEEEQKEEKEGSKSSEIIAGGDRRVRILFERCLIACALYEEFWTKYVQYLEPQSLDEARGVFRRACEIHLSHKHTMHLQWATFEERHGDLTEARRVLEALETSVPGLAMVRLRRAGLERRAGRLDESEALLRDAVAQAKETPHLHAFYSIKLARLLLKLCKNPSKARGVLQEALEISPDDGKLHLNLLELEVSGDPRGSAEGVQQCVTRALAAPLSPQTKILFSQRGLQYAEDYGTSVQSVLTVYEEHQKLLKELGNKKRVAENGDSEDPEKMSKGEDGSAVPAPPQAPPTMPHVPMTTPPPPMMGGDMSAVHAGYGGYGSWHQQPQYGGYGGYQQAWNYNQGYYPPS; encoded by the exons ATGGAAGTGAcgtattttttttttgtcatggcGGCAGAAGGCTCGGATTCAGAAGACCTGAACACCAACGGGCTAATGGAGGCTCCTTCAG CTCTGGAAGCCATGGAGGCTGTCCAACTTCCAACAGAGAAGGAAGAGGCATCAGAGGAGAATGATGGAGGAGGAGCCTCTGAGGCTCCAGAAGCAGCAGCTGCGACATCATACAACATGCCTCTGGCAGAGAATGAGGAGGAAGAAGACGGAGAGTTCCCTGCGGACTTTGACCGACTCTGGAAGCTGGCCCATGACAATCCACAGGACTTCTCTAGCTGGACTGACCTTCTGCAGTACTGTGAGCAAGAG AGTCACATGACAGCGTCACGTCGGGCGCTGGTAGCCTTTCTGGCACGGTACCCACTGTGCTACGGATACTGGAAGAAGTTTGCCGACCTGGAGCGACGTGCTGGCTACACCAACAAAGCTCAGGAG GTGTGTGTTCAGGGTCTGAAGGCCATTCCCCTGAGTGTAGATCTGTGGATCCACTACATTAACCTGCTACTGGGCACGCTCAACATGAACCTGCCAGAGTCCTCTCAGCGCATTCGCAG TGCGTTTGAGGAGGCGGTGACGGCAGCAGGACTGGACTTCCACTCTGACCGTCTGTGGGAGCTGTACATCGAGTGGGAGAAGGAGCAGGGAGACATGAAGGCTGCCACTGGAGTCTACGACAGAGTTCTCAGAGTCCCCACTCAGCTGTACAGCAGCCACTATGAGAA ATTCAAGACTCATCTTAATGCCCATGCGCCCAAGGACGTCCTCTCAGCAGTGGAGTATGAGGGGTTGCTTGAGGAATCTAAACAGAGCCACAAAACTGAGAAGTCTGAGTTggctgagggggaagaggagttACCACCTGGGGAAGAGAAGGAACCTACAGAG GAAGAACTGATTCCGAAAATGCGAGAGCTCCTATTGGCTCGCAGAGAGAAGGTGTACCAAGACCTGGAGGGAGAGGTCAGGAAGAGGTGGAACTTTGAGGAAGCT ATCAAGCGTCCATATTTCCACGTGAAGCCTCTGGACCGGACCCAGCTGAGGGCCTGGCACTCCTACCTGGACTGGGAGCTCACCGAGCTGGGGGGGGGTGGTGAAAAGGAGGTGAAGACCGAGACTGAACCAGAGGCCATGGAGGGCCAGGAAGAGGAGCAAAAGGAGGAAAAGGAGGGGTCAAAGAGCAGTGAGATCATTGCCGGGGGAGACCGGAGGGTACGGATCCTGTTTGAGCGCTGTCTGATTGCCTGCGCTCTCTACGAGGAGTTCTGGACCAAG TATGTTCAGTACCTGGAACCTCAGAGTCTGGACGAGGCGCGGGGAGTGTTTCGGCGAGCCTGTGAGATCCACCTGTCCCACAAACACACCATGCACCTGCAGTGGGCCACCTTCGAGGAGAGGCatg gTGACCTAACAGAGGCACGGCGAGTGTTGGAGGCTCTGGAAACCTCAGTCCCGGGATTGGCCATGGTCCGGCTGCGCAGGGCAGGGCTAGAGAGACGGGCGGGCCGGCTAGATGAATCAGAAGCTCTGCTCAGGGACGCGGTGGCCCAGGCCAAAGAGACACCTCACCTCCATGCGTTCTACTCTATCAAACTGGCCCGGCTGCTGCTGAAGCTCTGCAAGAACCCCAGCAAGGCCCGGGGAGTCCTGCAGGAGGCGCTGGAGATTAGCccg GATGACGGTAAGCTGCACCTGAACCTGCTGGAGCTGGAGGTGTCCGGTGACCCCAGAGGGTCGGCCGAGGGGGTGCAGCAGTGTGTGACGCGGGCGCTGGCCGCACCCCTCTCCCCACAGACCAAGATCCTCTTCTCCCAGAGGGGCCTGCAGTACGCTGAGGACTATGGGACCTCTGTGCAAAG TGTGCTAACAGTCTATGAGGAGCATCAGAAGCTACTGAAAGAGCTCGGCAACAAGAAGAGAGTGGCTGAGAACGG AGACAGTGAGGACCCAGAGAAGATGAGTAAAGGAGAAGATGGCTCTGCTGTTCCCGCTCCACCACAGGCCCCTCCCACAATGCCCCATGTCCCCATGACGACACCACCTCCACCCATGATGGGTGGGGACATGAGTGCGGTTCATGCAGGCTATGGAGGATATGGAAGCTGGCATCAG CAACCACAGTATGGGGGATACGGAGGCTACCAGCAAGCCTGGAACTACAATCAGGGTTACTACCCTCCTAGCTAA
- the LOC109864970 gene encoding pre-mRNA-processing factor 39-like isoform X2: MEVTYFFFVMAAEGSDSEDLNTNGLMEAPSALEAMEAVQLPTEKEEASEENDGGGASEAPEAAAATSYNMPLAENEEEEDGEFPADFDRLWKLAHDNPQDFSSWTDLLQYCEQESHMTASRRALVAFLARYPLCYGYWKKFADLERRAGYTNKAQEVCVQGLKAIPLSVDLWIHYINLLLGTLNMNLPESSQRIRSAFEEAVTAAGLDFHSDRLWELYIEWEKEQGDMKAATGVYDRVLRVPTQLYSSHYEKFKTHLNAHAPKDVLSAVEYEGLLEESKQSHKTEKSELAEGEEELPPGEEKEPTEEELIPKMRELLLARREKVYQDLEGEVRKRWNFEEAIKRPYFHVKPLDRTQLRAWHSYLDWELTELGGGGEKEVKTETEPEAMEGQEEEQKEEKEGSKSSEIIAGGDRRVRILFERCLIACALYEEFWTKYVQYLEPQSLDEARGVFRRACEIHLSHKHTMHLQWATFEERHGDLTEARRVLEALETSVPGLAMVRLRRAGLERRAGRLDESEALLRDAVAQAKETPHLHAFYSIKLARLLLKLCKNPSKARGVLQEALEISPDDGKLHLNLLELEVSGDPRGSAEGVQQCVTRALAAPLSPQTKILFSQRGLQYAEDYGTSVQSVLTV, translated from the exons ATGGAAGTGAcgtattttttttttgtcatggcGGCAGAAGGCTCGGATTCAGAAGACCTGAACACCAACGGGCTAATGGAGGCTCCTTCAG CTCTGGAAGCCATGGAGGCTGTCCAACTTCCAACAGAGAAGGAAGAGGCATCAGAGGAGAATGATGGAGGAGGAGCCTCTGAGGCTCCAGAAGCAGCAGCTGCGACATCATACAACATGCCTCTGGCAGAGAATGAGGAGGAAGAAGACGGAGAGTTCCCTGCGGACTTTGACCGACTCTGGAAGCTGGCCCATGACAATCCACAGGACTTCTCTAGCTGGACTGACCTTCTGCAGTACTGTGAGCAAGAG AGTCACATGACAGCGTCACGTCGGGCGCTGGTAGCCTTTCTGGCACGGTACCCACTGTGCTACGGATACTGGAAGAAGTTTGCCGACCTGGAGCGACGTGCTGGCTACACCAACAAAGCTCAGGAG GTGTGTGTTCAGGGTCTGAAGGCCATTCCCCTGAGTGTAGATCTGTGGATCCACTACATTAACCTGCTACTGGGCACGCTCAACATGAACCTGCCAGAGTCCTCTCAGCGCATTCGCAG TGCGTTTGAGGAGGCGGTGACGGCAGCAGGACTGGACTTCCACTCTGACCGTCTGTGGGAGCTGTACATCGAGTGGGAGAAGGAGCAGGGAGACATGAAGGCTGCCACTGGAGTCTACGACAGAGTTCTCAGAGTCCCCACTCAGCTGTACAGCAGCCACTATGAGAA ATTCAAGACTCATCTTAATGCCCATGCGCCCAAGGACGTCCTCTCAGCAGTGGAGTATGAGGGGTTGCTTGAGGAATCTAAACAGAGCCACAAAACTGAGAAGTCTGAGTTggctgagggggaagaggagttACCACCTGGGGAAGAGAAGGAACCTACAGAG GAAGAACTGATTCCGAAAATGCGAGAGCTCCTATTGGCTCGCAGAGAGAAGGTGTACCAAGACCTGGAGGGAGAGGTCAGGAAGAGGTGGAACTTTGAGGAAGCT ATCAAGCGTCCATATTTCCACGTGAAGCCTCTGGACCGGACCCAGCTGAGGGCCTGGCACTCCTACCTGGACTGGGAGCTCACCGAGCTGGGGGGGGGTGGTGAAAAGGAGGTGAAGACCGAGACTGAACCAGAGGCCATGGAGGGCCAGGAAGAGGAGCAAAAGGAGGAAAAGGAGGGGTCAAAGAGCAGTGAGATCATTGCCGGGGGAGACCGGAGGGTACGGATCCTGTTTGAGCGCTGTCTGATTGCCTGCGCTCTCTACGAGGAGTTCTGGACCAAG TATGTTCAGTACCTGGAACCTCAGAGTCTGGACGAGGCGCGGGGAGTGTTTCGGCGAGCCTGTGAGATCCACCTGTCCCACAAACACACCATGCACCTGCAGTGGGCCACCTTCGAGGAGAGGCatg gTGACCTAACAGAGGCACGGCGAGTGTTGGAGGCTCTGGAAACCTCAGTCCCGGGATTGGCCATGGTCCGGCTGCGCAGGGCAGGGCTAGAGAGACGGGCGGGCCGGCTAGATGAATCAGAAGCTCTGCTCAGGGACGCGGTGGCCCAGGCCAAAGAGACACCTCACCTCCATGCGTTCTACTCTATCAAACTGGCCCGGCTGCTGCTGAAGCTCTGCAAGAACCCCAGCAAGGCCCGGGGAGTCCTGCAGGAGGCGCTGGAGATTAGCccg GATGACGGTAAGCTGCACCTGAACCTGCTGGAGCTGGAGGTGTCCGGTGACCCCAGAGGGTCGGCCGAGGGGGTGCAGCAGTGTGTGACGCGGGCGCTGGCCGCACCCCTCTCCCCACAGACCAAGATCCTCTTCTCCCAGAGGGGCCTGCAGTACGCTGAGGACTATGGGACCTCTGTGCAAAG TGTGCTAACAGTCTGA